Within bacterium, the genomic segment GGAGTCGCTCCCCGGAATTGTCGGCCGGAACAGCCGGATCCTGACCCGGATATTCGGAGACTTCGCGTCTGAATTCAAGCCCTGGTTGCCCGTCCGGTCGGGAACGCCGGCCCCTGACCAGCCGGGGTCAGTCCCCGACCGGCACCGCGTGGGCCTGCAGATCGGCCAGATCGACGAATTCGAGGGTCAGGATGTGGGTCGCCTCGAGGTGCACCGGCGGCGCCATGCCCGCCTCGAGGGCCTGCTGCCAGCGTTCGGCGCACAGGCACCAGCTCTCGCCGGGTTTCACCCCCGGGAAGGCGAACTCCGGGTGGGGCGTCGAGAGGTCGTTGCCGACCCGGGCGCTGAAGGCGAGGAACTCCGCGGTCGCCTGGATGCAGACCAGGTGATGGCCGTGGTCCTCGGGCCCGGTTTCGCAGCAGCCGGTGCGGTAGAAGCCCGTCAGGGGGTCCTGGCTGCAGTCGCGCAGCTCGGTGCCGAGGACGTTCAGGGGGCGTGGGCTCATGGCGGGGGACCATCCTTCCAGGGGGCGTGACCGGGACGAAGACCACAGGATAGCGTGGATTCGGCCCGCGGCCTCCCCGATCTCCGACAATTCTGCGAATCGTGATCAAAATAGGGCTGGTCTCGGCGCCGGATTGACGGTAGAGTGTCGCCGAACTTGCCGCTGGGGGAGTCTGCGGCAGATCCTCCC encodes:
- a CDS encoding DUF2237 domain-containing protein, whose translation is MSPRPLNVLGTELRDCSQDPLTGFYRTGCCETGPEDHGHHLVCIQATAEFLAFSARVGNDLSTPHPEFAFPGVKPGESWCLCAERWQQALEAGMAPPVHLEATHILTLEFVDLADLQAHAVPVGD